The region AGGAGGGCCCCCTCGCACGCCGCAAGGCTGCGCGAGACCTCGTACTGGAAGTCCACGTGGCCGGGAGTGTCGATCAGGTTGAGCTGGTAGGTGTTGCCGTCGCTAGCCTTGTAGCTGAGGCGGACCGTCTGGGCCTTGATGGTGATCCCGCGCTCGCGCTCGAGGTCCATCTTGTCCAGGTACTGGTCCATGCGCTCCCGCTCGGACAACGCGCCGCAGGCGTCGAGCAGGCGGTCGGCAAGCGTGCTCTTGCCGTGGTCGATGTGGGCGATGATCGAGAAGTTGCGGATGAGCTCGGGGGCTGGCATGGGGCGTGACGGACGAAACGACGTAGGTCCTCAGGGCGTACGGGGCGGCGGGAAGCGGCGCCCGTTGTCGATCGCGCGCATACCATAGATGCGGCTGCACGCGTTGTCAATCCGGGGACTTGCATTGCGAGGGGGCATCGAGTAGCGTGTGGTGTTCACGCGGTCTGCTGTCGACTTCGTCTGCCCGACCGGTCGGAGGAGAGAAGCCATGCGAGCTGGAAGAACGGTTGTTGCGCTGCTGGGGTTCAGTCTGTTTGTGGGATGCAACGGGCAGCAGACCGCGGGGCCTCGGACCGGGCCTACGGGCCCCGACGTGGCCGGCGAGGATAAGTCCCGCTGCGACCCGACGGGCAAGCGAGAGGTCAAGCTGGACCTGAACCGGGACGACAAGGCGGACGTCTGGAACCTCTACAGCTCGCACAGCGAAGGGGGTTCGAAGGTGGACGTCCTGACGTGCAAGGCGGTCGACCTGAACTTCGACGGCCGGCGGGACCTCTGGAAGTACTTCGACGAGCGCGGCAACCTGACCATGGAGGAGATGGACCTCGACTTCGACGGGAAGGTGGACATGGTGACCATTCGCCGCGGCGGAAAGATCGTGCGGCAGGAGATGGACACCAACTACGACGGCAAGCCGGACATCTGGAAGCACTTCGAAGAGGAAGCGCTCGCCCGAGTGGATCGCGACAGCAACCACGACGGGAAGGTGGACTACTGGGAGTACTACGAGGGCGGGAATCTGGACCGCATCGGCTATGACAAGGACGGTGACGGCAAAGTGGATGTCTGGGACCGCGCGCCGGCCCCCGCGGCTCCGGCCGCCGCCGAGGCGAAGCCCGAGACGAAGGAGGGGGCCGAGCAGCCCCCCGCCAAGAGCGAGTAGCCGCTCCGCTCTGCCCGACCGACTCCCCGCCTGGCGCCTCGCCCCCCTCACGCTACCGAACGCAACGCGAGCCTCGCGGGACGCGCGCCCTACGGAGGCATGCCGATGGAACCCCTCTCTTGCTCCCGCACGGAGCGGTTCACGTGCAGGATCTTGTCCCGCGGACAGCCGTAGTCGAGGAGCCATTGCATGCGGGCCTGCGACGGCTCGGCGGCGTAGAGCTCGGCCGCCTTCACGTCGCAGTCGGGGTCGTCGGGACAGATGCGACGGGAGACGTCGTGGCGGCAGGCAGCGAAGCGCAGCTGGTCCGGTCGGTTGAGCGTCTGGAACTTCCCCTGTTGCGCCGCGCAGCCGGCCAGCAGCGCTCCCAGCCCCAGCGCGAGCGTTCGAAGCATCCCTTTCGATCGCATCCTCCCTCCTCCTTTGTCCATCCACGCGTCCGCGTCAGGCGTCACTGGGGTCGCGGCTTCACTCCGATCGCCTCGCAGAGGCGCGCCTCCTCGAGCCACATCCGGCGGGCCTCGGCCTTCCCGGCCTCGTGGTCGAGCCCGCGCAGGTGACAGAACCCGTGCACCAGCAGCCGAAGGAGTTCCCCCCCGGCATCTCCGGGCCGGGCCTGTCGCAGGGTCTGTGGGACCGAGACGATCACGTCCCCGAGCTGCGGCTCTCCTTCGTCGTCCGCGTGCCCCTCGGAGGACGTCGCGAGAGGGAACGAGAGCACGTCGGTCGTGCAATCCCTACCCCGGTAACGGGCGTTCAGGGCGCGCACGAACGCGTCGTCCGCAAGAAGGATGGACCACTCGCCGCTAGTTGATCCCGAGGCGGCGAATATCTGCGCTGCCCGGCGCTTGATCGTCGTACGATCCGTCGGACTCAGTAGTTTCCGAGCCTCCCCCACCACCCGGAGGCTCACCTTCCTGCGCGTCGTTCTTCGTTTCACCGCGTTCCGCCCGTTCGCTCTTGGCCGCCGTTCCCGCCCCCGCGGGGGCCTTGTCCTTCTTGTCCCGAGACTGCGCCGGCAGCGTGCCGCTCACGCGCTTGGTCTCCTCGCCCCGCCGATGGTGCGCGTCGTCGGCCTTCTCCCTCTGCCAGGGATAGGTGGGACGCTGGTGATAGATGCCCCGCAATACCTGGAGAAAGCTCTTCGCGATGGTGTGCAGGTCGCGCAGCGTCAGGTCGCAGTGGTCGAGCTGCCCGTCGGTGAACTTGGTGTTCGTGACCCGCTGCACGACACCCCGCAGGCGATCCTCGGTCGGTTCGGCGAGGCTGCGGGCCGCAGCTTCCACCGCATCGGCCAGCATGATCACCCCGGCTTCCCGGCTCTGCGGCTTCGGTCCCGGATAGCGGTAGTCCTCTTCCTGGATCTCCTCGTCGGTTTCCTTCTGTTCCTGCGCCTTGCGGTGGAAGTACTCGATGAGGGTGGTGCCGTGGTGCTGCACCGCCGTGCTGATGACGATCTCGGGCACGCGGTGTTCGCGCAGCATCTCGATCGTGTCGCGCACGTGGTTGCGGATGATGAGCGCGCTCATGGAGGGCTTGAGCCGCTGATGCGGGCTGTCGGCCGGGTTCTTGAAGTTCTCCCCGAAGTAGGCGGCGCTCTTCATCTTGCCCACGTCGTGGTAGTTGCACGCCACGCGCGCCAGCAGCCCGTTCGCACCGATCGCCTCGCAGGCGGCCTCGGAGAGGCTCCCCACCACCATGCTGTGGTGGTACGTCCCCGGCGCGCGCAGCATCAGCTCGCGCAGGAGCGGGTGGTTCAGGTTGGCGAGCTCGAGGAGCGTGACATCGGTGATGTAGCCGAAGAGCCATTCGAGAGCCGGCAGGAGCGCCAGCGCCGCGAAGCCGGCGAAGAGCCCCCCTCCGACGGCGAGTAGCATCGCATAAGCCACCTGCGCCGCGGCCGGCTGGGCCCCGGCCAGGGCCAGCGCGAGGGCCATCACGGCGCCCACGAGGCCCG is a window of Deltaproteobacteria bacterium DNA encoding:
- the ybeY gene encoding rRNA maturation RNase YbeY, with the translated sequence MGEARKLLSPTDRTTIKRRAAQIFAASGSTSGEWSILLADDAFVRALNARYRGRDCTTDVLSFPLATSSEGHADDEGEPQLGDVIVSVPQTLRQARPGDAGGELLRLLVHGFCHLRGLDHEAGKAEARRMWLEEARLCEAIGVKPRPQ